AATTCCATCAAGATCGATCATTTCGCGCCACGGGCCAGCCCAGCTTCCTAGCTACCCACGGCGGGGGTTCGCTCGCCCGGAGTTCGTAGACGACGCCCCccatcctcccccctcccttggCCAGGTCGGACAGAGTGAGTGAACAAGGAATGCGAGCATGCTCCATCGGTGGGCACGCGATAGCATCCGGGATGGTTGTCAAGCGACCAGGGGatgaatggatggatggatggatgggtgcGACCATGGTCGCCCATGAGATGCAGCGGCGCAAGCGAACGGGCACCCAGGAAATAGGAGATTGCAGGGAGCGATACGTTGCCCTCGCAGGAGTGCGACACGGCGGAGGTAAACCAGGGCATCTCGACGATCAACATATTGGCCCAGTGTTGTGAGCTTCCTTAATGAGGCTCGTCGATGGGTTGCATATTtagggggagggaggggagagcaGGGGGGAGCTCAACTTCGAACGGCCCTTGTCATGGAAGCAGATGGCCTTCCTATCTGGGTAAGACCCTCCGTCTGTCGTTGGTCAAGCTGCCCAGTCATGAATGGATCAAAGGCCGACTCGACGGTCCCTGGTCGATGACTGGGATGTGGTCTCGGCTCTCTGCTGCATCAATCTTCTGCATCAggggcacacacacacactggTTCCCGCGGCTTGGTCTGTTTGGTGGCGAACCGAGAGGCCGgctcgctgctgctgttgttgttgagtTATCGTTGACTATCGTTGAAGAGCGATTGGCAGGGGGCGGGAGTTTGCCCATTGAGGCCTGGTTGATAGTAGAGAATGGAGGTGGAGGGACGGGCGGGGTGCGGGCGTTGAGAGGGTTTTTGGTTCGTGACTTGGTTCGACATTAGCGGCGCGCAGCGCAACCGGGGTTCGTCTGCAGTTGCAGAAGGCAAAAGGACATTGGGATGGCTCGAGTTCCATCGGTGACGGCTCGATATCGAGACGCTGTGGAGGCAAAAATGCTGCGGGGTTGTTTATGTCTCTTGTCTCTGGTTTCTTCAAACCTCAGTGGCCCGggcggaagaggatgagATTGCTGGACGAGGGGGTGTTCTGCTCCTATCCTCCTATCAGGATCCTGTggggggaggatggggaACATTAGCATCAACTTTCATGGCCGGTTGCATGGTGGTTGTTGTCTTCATGTCTTGATGAATCTCGCGCGTCTTGGGGGCATCTTTCTGTCCCTACGAGCATGGCCATGGTCCCTCCGATGCGAACGCCTCCCGCCAAAAGCCAAGAGGGCCAAGGCAAACCCTAAACCGCCGTGGCAGGGCATCGCGGCGCGCTGTTTGGTGTTCCTGAATCGCAACTCGTGTGCTGTGGAGCAGCAGTCTGCAGAGCGCGCTCAGGCATATGGACCGCATGGTGGACCGCATGGCTTCTATACGGATACCACGGCAGCATCCACGCGGGGAGGGACATCCCGGCCGCGCATGGTGGGTTCGCCCGATGGCGTCGGATGGTGTTCCTGGCACGTCAGTGTTTGGGTGGTTGTTTGTCGATGGCATTTGGCCCGGAGGCGAGTCGGCAGAGTGCCCAGAGCTTGACGGACTGAGATGAGAgcggccggggaggggggaggggctgtTCGTTCGGTTCGGGCAGGAGAATagaggacgagggccttTTGCAAGCTGCTATCGCTAgatctcctccccccctctgtaTGGATACTCACTCCTCCGTACTACCACGTCCCCCGCATGAGAGCGAGAACCAAGGTGAGTGGGACAAGGGCGCCGAAGAGTTGGGCCTCagaggaggcgagggagcCCGGAAGAAACTGGATAGACTGGAGAGATGGATCTGGACCTGTCGTCCCATGGCCCACAACTCCCCTCGTTCACCTCGTTCACATGGGTCCTGCTGTGATTTCACCTGCCGAATAGTCGATAACGCGGCGGGTGGCCAGCCCCGGCCTTGGTTGGATCCGGACGCAAAGCACGAGATGAGGGCGTTTGTGCGAAGCAACGCTGGGCATGCATCTCCTGTCAGATTGTTCAAGCTGCAGTCTCTTTGAATGCACGATGCATTCAATGGCTTTGGGTTCCTCATTACGTATGAGAAATGAGTACTGGCCTCACCTTACGAGTCTGGCATCACCTACGAGCCTGCTTCACATACTGCAACCGCTGTTCCCCAGTTGCTCAACTCTCTTGCTTGTGCAGGTTGCGCCCTGGAACAGGGAACACGGCCTAATGTTGATACGCCTGGACCACCGCCTAATGAATGTCGATACGAAAGTCGCCCCTCCTTGTGCCTCTAGCCGAAAGGGGCTCGGGAGACTCGACGGTGCTAGGGCGATCTGGGAAGCTCGGAACGGCTCCGTTCCCACGGGAAGCTTCGGCCTCGTATTCCCATCCAGATTGGGGTCGGGCAGAAGAGAGGGTTGAAGGACTTTTGAAATGCCCTTCATCTCCCTCGGCTTTGTAAAGTTTCGGGGAAGACAATTAACTGCATGATTCAGTTGCATGTTGGATAAACTCCCGCCGGGGGGAGCAATGACGGATGGCGCAAACAGGCGCTATCCACTCACTGCTCACAAAATGGTATCTCCGCCCTGGCCAGCTATAGATTACAGATATAGTACCGCTGACTCTTGTCGAgccgggggggggttgaCTTCGGACTCTTCTCTCATTTGAAAGCCGAACCGAATTAGCGTTCCATCTTAAAAGAAAAGGTCTTGGAAATCTGGCTAACTCCCTCTAAGAAGAAACCTAAAGGCAAAGGCATTTAACCTTAGTGAGCCCCGAAACTCTATCCAACAACGAGCCGGCGACTCTTTGCAAGAGAACCAATACGATGGGTGCGTTTCTGGACAGAAGTCGGTTAAGATTGGGAGGGAGTGCTTTGCGCCCTGAGTGATTATCTATCCGCATGCCATATGAACCTGTTCTGTGATGTCTCTCGTACACCACCCACCATCGACTCGAGTGATCTGAGTTGGTAACAGTCCCGGGTAAAAAAGGACCTGGGAACCAGTACTCGGCGTTGTGAACCAAGCCACAGGTTAACCTGCCCCTCGTCTTACACTCCACGGCAGGTCTCGCCTTATACCAGCacccgacgacgatgatgacgacgacgacgacgacgaatcTAAGGACGGTAAAATGCTCACCGAGACCCGCCATCGCATGTGCCGGCGCTAGGCTCTCGAGTCCTGGCCATATGCCAAGGTGCCAGCTTCGGCATCGTCTCAACCAGCATCGACAaaaacaacccccccccccttgagTGCATGCCAATACTCACTATCGACGGCCAAAACCCAGCTTTCCGGGCAGACCGGGGCCGTGCCTTACATACACTACACGCGGATGTCACCGTCACAGCCCGgctcgggagggggggggggcgtcgATGGGCGGCTGGGCAGTGTTGGTTTGCCGCGTCGCATGACAGGACCAAGGCttttgcttgcttgcttgcttgcttgcccTGTCGTCTTGGCCAAAATGGCGAGCTCACGGGGTTCGAGATGGGCTCCACTGGGCGAGATGGCATGCAGGATAAGGCGAGTACCATACTTATTCAGACATGCTCGCTGTTCGGATCTTCTCTATGTAGTTTATCTGCCTCTATGGGACGGTCGTGGAcagggggaagggggggagggggggtctattctctcttccctccaCCCCATCCAGTCACTCATTCTAGTCAGTCTATCCATCATGCAAGAAGCTCCCTCGCCACCTCGTACGTGTTGATGAAGTCTATCCCCTCCTTCCGCCAGgtgtcgtcctcgacaaaGCTCTTGGACGCCTTCAGGACCATGTTCTTGGGCGCAGTCACGTCGTACTCGGGCCAGTACGGCAACAGCCCCGTGCCATTCGTGTAAAGTgtgccgttgccgccaccgccgccaccgccgccggcttgcGAGTTGGGGTCCAGCTCGTAGACGAACCGGACGTAGGCCTGGCCGATGGCCCGGGCGAGGCGCGCGTGGTCGTCGTActgcggcgacggccccAGCAGGCCCGAGATGTTCTGGAAGCTGAAGGCGACGTTGTCAAAGTGCCGcacgccctcgagctccgTCCGGTTCCAGAGCAGCTGGTCGAAGCGGTAGCTGTAGACGGGCTGGGCGACGTCCGGCCGCGCGTAGAGCTCGCACATCTTGCGCCGGCCCGAGATCatgacgaggtcgccgccgatggaggcgccgcgccgccacTGCAGGCCCTTGTCCGGAAAGACGGAGCAGTTGGTGATGGACACCGGCGGCTGGGTGCAGGGGTCGTCCGGGTACAGCTCGAAGAGGCGGCGGAtggtcggcggcgagagcgcGTAGGAGCGCCAGTAGGAGAAGCCGTTGAAgaggtcggcctcggtgtTGGGCCGCGGGCTGCTCGGGTTGAAGTTGATGCCCTCGTCGCTGTTGGCGCCGGTGAGCAGCGGCACCCTGACGAACTTGCCGTCGCGGATCAGCTGGCTCGGGTAGCCCGTCAAAAAGTCCCCGTCGATCAGCGGGTTCCAGACCTGGCTCGGGTTGCCGGCGAAGAGGTCCGCCTGGCTGAGGCCGCGGAGGCAGGCCAGCTGGTCCTTGGCGGTCCAGCAGCCGACGGTGCGCGTCAGGTTCTCGACGGGCGCGTTGTAGTAGGCCAGGTTCTGGACCTGGGCGCCCGTCGGGCCGCCGCtctcgaggatggcggcgcggtagagcccgtcgtcgcggccgtcgtAGCTGAAGAGGTGGTAGGCGATGCTCTGCGCCCCCGCGCTCTCGCCCCAGATGGTCACGCGGTCCGGGTCTCCGCCAAAGGCCGCGATGTTCTCCTGGATCCACCGGAGGGCCAGCCGCTggtcgagcaggccggcgtTGCTCGACCCCTCGGCGAGGATCTGCTGGGTCTGCAGGAACCCGTACATGTTGAGACGGTAGTTCATGGCCACGCTGATGATGGGCTGGCCCATGTCTTGGCTGACTTTGACGATGCCCGAGAGGTTGTACTGCGGGTCGGCCTTTGATCACGTCTCAAGTCAGTCACAAGCAGTCAATGGAAGCGAGAGAGGGACGGGGGAGAGCGAGGTTGGGCTTACGACAGAGCCGGTGTATAGACCACCGCCGAAGATCCAAACAAGAACGGGCAGCGGCTTATCGAATTTGCCAGCTGGACGGACAACATTCAGAGTCAAGCAGTCCTCGGACATGTTGAAGTTTCCCCTGAACTGCATACAGCTGTACCCTTGCTCAGTGGCGTCCCGCACGCCGTCGAAGGAAGAGTTGAGGCTCTTGGGCCACCGGTATCTCAACTGACCAACGGGAGGCTGGGCAAAAGGCACGCCGAGGAAGGCATCTTGGTCCCATTCAGACAGGTGACGACCGCGGTACGTGCCGTTGAGGACCTGGGCCGTCGGTTCCTGAGCTGCAACGGTGCCAAGACaggccaacgccgccgagagcaaATAGCACAACCGAGTCATGAGagcgggagggagggcgaggTGAGACCAGAGTAGAACGAACGTCTTGCTCGATCCAATTCCAGACGGCCGGTTCATCCTCACCCTCATGTACCAGCATTTATACGCTCTCCAGCGTAGCattgcccgccgccgccatcacaTCACTCCGAACGGGTTTCGTCGCCGTACCGCTGGAAAAGCATTGCCGGCAGGGTCCCTGATTGGAGGAATTTGGGAGAACCGCAAGAGGCCCTCGTCACTCTTCGAATCCCATCTAGCTAGTGCCTGACTAGGTCAGCTTGTACGACACGGAAGAAATCATTGGAGAAGAATGCGGGGGGGATGCGGGGGACCGCTGTTGATTGCCAAGACATCCGGCGGCCGGCGCTCTCGAACTAGGAGTGAATGCCGGGCGAGAGGATATGACGAGAGACATAGAGGCTAGTGTACGATGAAAGAGGATGTTTATCCGGCGTCCAGAGTGGCCTGGAGTGGCGGGGCCCCATGCATGTGAATCTGGGGAGCGAGAgttggcgatggaggcgtGGTGTTGAAGGGCGGCCGGAGTCGGTGTGAGGCCAAGATGTTTGGTTCCACCACGGATTGAACGCCGAATCATCTTTGGGGCTGTAAAAATAGTCTTAGTTGTTCAATAACGGGTGATAGCAGTCAGAGTATTGATGTTCGTTGAGCTTGGCAGTAATGGCTGAACGAACAACGTTCATCCTTAGTGAGACTGGCTTAACTGAATATGAGTGAGTGATGAGTGATGAGTGAGACACCGTGCATCAAGTACTGCTTACATAAGTTCTCCCGGCTAATTACCGGTAAGCTTCCCCCGGCTGCTGACGTCAACCGAGCCGAGAGCTTCCAGAGAAATTTGGAGATGAAGCTTCTCGGCCAAAACACACCAACACCTGCTGCCACCTTATCTTGAACATTTGACTTTCTCGACAAGCCACGACAACGTAGATCGATCTCCTCAAATTGTCAAAATCAGATATCTCCCAGTAGACCGCCCCCCCTCCGAAACCCCCATCATGCTCTGCAGGTCGTGCCGCCGCGCAATCGCGGTAGCCAAACCCGCCTCGAACACCATCGCCAGAGCTTCCGCCGCGAGCCTCCCGATCGCAACCAGAAACTACTCCTCTCAACGTGCCGCTACCCCCCGATCAAGCCCGTCTTCTGTCTTCGTATACCGCCCGTCACTCCACATCACTCAGACGGCTCCGACGCGGTCCTACTCGGCCGAGACGTCtccatcaacaccatccaTCGAAAAGCCCGACCacctcgatgccgccgagtCGACGATATGGGACAAGCTGGTGGCCGAGTTCGCGCCCTCGGAGCTCGTCGTGCAGGACGTGTCGGGCGGCTGCGGCTCCATGTACGCCATCGACATCACCTCGACCAAGTTCAAGGGCGCCAACATGCTGAAGCAGCAGCGCATGGTCAACGCCGTGCTGGGCGACATGTTGAAGCAGTGGCACGGGGTCCAGCTGCGCACCAAGGCCCCGTGAGCCTGAGAGGTTCTTTTTGTCTTTGGCCGGATCGAGTCTCACCCCGTAACATAACGGGAGCGGGCATGGATGTATAATACTTGTAGACGACAGTGTACCATCAACTTGACTATTCTCTCATGGCCCAGCTCCTCTGTGGCCAGACCGACTACACGACTAAGCAACTTGTTTTATTAGGACCTCAAGAGAGGGGAACTCGGCTTTTGCCGAGGACATTTGCAGGATATATGCATGCCCTGGGTTCTCTCGGTCGAGAAAGGGAGGCCACACCCAGGGATTCCGAGGACTAGTCGCCTGATTTACTCTCACACTATCTATGCCTGGTGTAGAAGCTATTCTCCTGGCTTATCTTCTTGCCCGTTTCCCTAGGGCTCTTTGACGATCTATTTCTCGCCACGCCTTGCGTCTATCTTCCCCTCTCGCTAGTATTTGTCTCGAAGACATCCGCTTCGTATTCTCTCAATCGAcctctccatcttcatcttggcCAATGAGATTGGTTGCATTACTCCTCCATTTGCCTGATTTATGGACCCCATATGGGGCCGCCAGGCGATGTACACCCATTTTATTGAGCAGTCACATCATCTTGCCCCCATCCATAACCACGCTTGCTTTACAAGGGACATCATCTCACATTGTTGATTGTCCCTCACCTAAATGCAGCAATTTGGCCCGCCGTGGACGTTGCGAAAGCCAAGTGCTTACGCCAAGATGGCCGTGTTACACCATAATACCACATGCTCACTATAACGCCGCAGCAGTGATGCCTCTGTCGCAAACGTCGGTCACCTCTTGTCTTCTCCGGTTCTCCTACATTTGGCAGCCTATTGCCCAGCCACCGGCACGTCTTATAGGTGCCCGTGTCGCGGATTACTCACCTCACTTCACGCCATGCCGCCCACATACGACCTCGGAGCTGTGATTGGAGCCACCAGGTTCGTCGACAGGGCACACTTTAGATGCAATGAGGATGCTTTTGAGCCCCGAGAAGCAACCTTCAGGTTCCTACGCTATGCAGATACTTCTGAATAAGTCCAGTCGTCGGCATGCCGAAGACCGATGGCCACGGCCCGGTCCACCAAGCCACTAGCAATCAGTACCCCCAGCTTACCGACATGGGAGCGCCAGCAGTCATCCTCTAAACGTTTGAAGCTCCTTGGGGCGATGTAACACCGGGCGGGCCAACGTCATTCGGGACATTCGATGTGAACTATGTGGCAAGCTTGATGATGGCTGCCAGATAGAGTGGGGGACGTCGTGAAAGGCAATGATGTACGTCTTGACGATTCACAAAAAGGAGTGGGCTCCCTTTTACGTCCTGGCCGTCGAGCGAGCACTCTGCATTCTGCCATCTTGGGCCCCCTACCACCTACGCTTCCTGTGGAATCTAACCAGTCAGAGCAGAGCAGCATGGCTGCTCTTTTCAACTTGGGCTtgggcctcgacgccggcgcagcactgcttcttctcgccgttgCCTTTGTCATCTACTACCTCGTCTCCTCGGCCATCGCGTGGCACCCCCTCCGAGCGTTCCCCGGTCCCCTCGTCGGCAAGTTCTCCTACTTCTGGCTCATATCCAACGCGCGTTCCGGCCGCCCGGCCGAGCACTTCACCAAGCTGAACCGGCGGCACGGCCCCCTCGTGCGCATCGGACCCAACGACCTCGTCACGGACGACCCGGACGTCATCCGCCGCATGAACGCGGCGCGCTCGACGTACAGCCGGTCGTCGTGGTACAAATCGACCAAGCTGAACCCGCACGAGGACAGCATGTTCAGCCTGCGCGAAGTCGGCGCGCACGACCGGCTCAAGGCGAAGTGCGCGGGTGGCTACGCCGGCCGGGAAAACacggagctcgaggccggcgtcgactcGCAGGTCGCCAACACCGTCAGCCTCATCCGGCGGAAGTACATCACTACCGGGGACGCCGTGCGGCCGATGGACTTGGGGAAGGTGGTGCAGTTCTTCACGCTGGACGCCATCACGAGGGTcgcgtacggcaag
The genomic region above belongs to Colletotrichum higginsianum IMI 349063 chromosome 2, whole genome shotgun sequence and contains:
- a CDS encoding Carboxylic ester hydrolase — protein: MLRWRAYKCWYMRVRMNRPSGIGSSKTFVLLWSHLALPPALMTRLCYLLSAALACLGTVAAQEPTAQVLNGTYRGRHLSEWDQDAFLGVPFAQPPVGQLRYRWPKSLNSSFDGVRDATEQGYSCMQFRGNFNMSEDCLTLNVVRPAGKFDKPLPVLVWIFGGGLYTGSVADPQYNLSGIVKVSQDMGQPIISVAMNYRLNMYGFLQTQQILAEGSSNAGLLDQRLALRWIQENIAAFGGDPDRVTIWGESAGAQSIAYHLFSYDGRDDGLYRAAILESGGPTGAQVQNLAYYNAPVENLTRTVGCWTAKDQLACLRGLSQADLFAGNPSQVWNPLIDGDFLTGYPSQLIRDGKFVRVPLLTGANSDEGINFNPSSPRPNTEADLFNGFSYWRSYALSPPTIRRLFELYPDDPCTQPPVSITNCSVFPDKGLQWRRGASIGGDLVMISGRRKMCELYARPDVAQPVYSYRFDQLLWNRTELEGVRHFDNVAFSFQNISGLLGPSPQYDDHARLARAIGQAYVRFVYELDPNSQAGGGGGGGGNGTLYTNGTGLLPYWPEYDVTAPKNMVLKASKSFVEDDTWRKEGIDFINTYEVARELLA
- a CDS encoding BolA-like protein, with product MLCRSCRRAIAVAKPASNTIARASAASLPIATRNYSSQRAATPRSSPSSVFVYRPSLHITQTAPTRSYSAETSPSTPSIEKPDHLDAAESTIWDKLVAEFAPSELVVQDVSGGCGSMYAIDITSTKFKGANMLKQQRMVNAVLGDMLKQWHGVQLRTKAP